A single genomic interval of Sporosarcina sp. ANT_H38 harbors:
- a CDS encoding D-alanyl-D-alanine carboxypeptidase family protein, translated as MKRKNNYTNKKKQGKALTITLVISGVIMTGLVIGLGMNDWDVEKSIKKGQEAMGMSVSEEEEVPETEPIELPDSAGEPDEPVVEPDADADATKEETEPGKVQEVTPEQKKTEQKNPPSKPSKNTDAGSSTEVKQTPSIDNGGYIEGQVLPKEPKIIKGILLANKKYPLPTTYAPGEDKKARAAFEKMAAEAKLADFNLNAFSTYRSFEYQTTLYDRYVARDGKKAADTYSARPGYSEHQTGLAFDIGEVNFEQHFASSSFGETAAGKWVAANAHRFGFVMRYPEGKEQITGYMHESWHFRYVGTEIAAEIFNRNLTLEEYLGVQ; from the coding sequence ATGAAACGAAAAAACAACTATACCAATAAAAAAAAGCAGGGTAAGGCATTAACGATTACTTTAGTTATTTCTGGTGTCATCATGACAGGTCTGGTAATTGGACTTGGAATGAATGACTGGGATGTAGAAAAAAGTATTAAAAAAGGCCAGGAAGCTATGGGCATGTCTGTTTCTGAAGAGGAAGAAGTCCCAGAAACAGAGCCAATCGAACTTCCTGACTCTGCAGGAGAACCGGACGAACCAGTGGTAGAACCGGATGCTGATGCTGATGCAACGAAAGAAGAGACTGAACCCGGGAAAGTACAAGAGGTTACACCAGAACAGAAAAAAACTGAGCAAAAAAATCCTCCATCTAAACCGTCTAAAAACACCGATGCCGGATCTAGCACTGAAGTGAAACAGACTCCATCGATTGATAACGGAGGATATATCGAAGGTCAGGTGCTTCCTAAGGAACCGAAGATTATAAAAGGGATTTTACTTGCCAATAAAAAGTATCCTCTTCCGACAACCTATGCACCGGGAGAAGACAAAAAAGCGCGTGCGGCATTTGAAAAAATGGCGGCAGAAGCAAAACTTGCAGATTTTAATCTCAATGCTTTCAGCACATATCGCTCGTTTGAATACCAGACGACACTTTACGATAGATATGTTGCCCGTGATGGTAAAAAAGCAGCAGATACGTACAGTGCACGCCCAGGGTATTCTGAACACCAAACAGGATTGGCATTCGACATAGGTGAAGTGAATTTCGAACAGCACTTTGCTTCATCATCATTTGGTGAAACAGCAGCTGGGAAATGGGTGGCAGCAAATGCCCACAGATTCGGTTTCGTCATGCGCTATCCTGAAGGGAAAGAACAGATTACAGGGTATATGCATGAGTCTTGGCATTTCCGTTATGTGGGTACTGAAATTGCAGCTGAAATCTTCAACCGAAATCTTACGTTAGAAGAATATTTAGGGGTCCAATAA